From one Macaca nemestrina isolate mMacNem1 chromosome 5, mMacNem.hap1, whole genome shotgun sequence genomic stretch:
- the LOC105487340 gene encoding protein FAM217A isoform X3: protein MRPVVTAYVCQTSLRRTYLTGIWIQKCLFLKTKSSQLEGIEQQVNYLEIPVEQPMPEPNLSAHTQKSTQNSKQGIFQLWNCALNEGSTIEKREFKKSSVETGFNVTSNPIRVFTLSHPFTSTSADEQVGPYPGLPVPLGLCWPHADGDFFKNRNEIQFSSCSTIENNDGETLPAANWNLKHGSSSVEENLTDESDLSENEKANDTLLSSFKKVDLNLKPETIKSVEEPFTEEPNEVFPYPDFLPPAFRTLDLHNLALSKSDNWKATVEPAESSIEHLITRLLELERLQHMTIQKERPRLPATFCTPAVTERPSSSKATPKARQLKLCDSLSLQIPCVDKSQERSKNNSGSCKLEQNALKWNWSNAGKYKWNTRPPPLKSSSTTKQLTETYKNPKSYILNPCQELSSKPTTGQTTQSLLKMVSTRCLPSRSLMPVSPIPLSFPENQKEEIKAPKRNFGTKKKLYRQNTVLNRPFSIQKLNCLSPSLIAKDKCCSPIEQK, encoded by the exons ATGAGACCTGTGGTAACAGCCTACGTGTGTCAAACGTCTCTCAGGAG AACTTATCTCACTGGAATTTGGATTCAGAAGTGCCTGTTCCTGAAAACAAAATCCTCCCAGCTGGAAGGGATAGAGCAGCAGGTG AACTATTTGGAAATTCCAGTGGAGCAGCCGATGCCAGAACCTAATTTGTCGGCACATACTCAAAAAAGTACACAG AATAGTAAACAAGGGATCTTTCAATTATGGAATTGTGCTCTTAATGAAGGAAGTACCATAGAGAAGAG ggaattcAAAAAATCTTCAGTGGAAACTGGCTTTAATGTAACCAGTAATCCTATCAGGGTCTTCACTCTGAGCCACCCATTCACAAGCACTTCAGCTGATGAGCAGGTTGGTCCTTACCCGGGACTGCCGGTGCCACTAGGTCTCTGCTGGCCCCATGCTGATGGAGACTTTTTCAAGAACAGAAATGAGATTCAATTTAGTTCATGTTCAACTATAGAAAACAACGATGGTGAAACGTTACCTGCTGCAAATTGGAATTTGAAACACGGAAGCAGCAGTGTGGAAGAAAATTTAACAGATGAAAGTGACTTATCAGAAAATGAGAAAGCAAATGATACTTTACTTAGCTCTTTTAAAAAGGTGGACCTGAACTTGAAgccagaaacaataaaaagtgtTGAGGAACCTTTCACCGAGGAGCCAAATGAAGTATTTCCATATCCTGATTTTCTCCCTCCTGCTTTCCGTACTCTAGACTTGCACAATTTAGCCCTCTCCAAATCTGACAATTGGAAAGCAACAGTGGAACCTGCAGAAAGCTCTATTGAACACTTGATAACTCGTTTACTGGAACTAGAACGATTACAACATATGACTATTCAGAAAGAGAGGCCAAGACTACCAGCGACTTTCTGTACTCCAGCAGTTACTGAACGACCCTCTTCCTCCAAAGCTACACCAAAAGCGAGACAGCTAAAACTTTGTGACTCTTTGAGTCTTCAGATACCTTGTGTAGATAAAAGtcaagaaagaagtaaaaacaacTCTGGTTCTTGCAAACTTGagcaaaatgctttaaaatggaATTGGAGCAATGCTGGCAAATATAAATGGAATACTAGACCACCGCCTCTAAAAAGTTCTTCCACCACAAAACAATTGACTGAAACTTATAAGAATCccaaaagttatattttaaatccaTGCCAAGAACTTTCATCCAAGCCTACTACTGGCCAAACAACTCAATCACTGCTTAAAATGGTCTCCACAAGATGTCTGCCATCGAGGTCTCTAATGCCAGTTTCACCTATACCTCTGTCTTTTCCCgaaaatcagaaggaagaaattaaggcACCGAAGAGAAACTTTGGGACCAAAAAGAAACTTTACCGACAAAATACAGTGTTGAATAGACCGTTCTCTATTCAGAAGCTAAACTGTTTGTCACCTTCCCTTATTGCTAAGGATAAGTGCTGCTCACCCATTGAACAAAAATAA
- the LOC105487340 gene encoding protein FAM217A isoform X4 has product MRWEGSDDQKGTSSYTFPGTRKKPEAEGAPSKPSATHAEALGPRGGAPGENAGEDTGAFGEVGILRKQSSSCNKMGRRNETCGNSLRVSNVSQENLSHWNLDSEVPVPENKILPAGRDRAAGGKINKNYLEIPVEQPMPEPNLSAHTQKSTQNSKQGIFQLWNCALNEGSTIEKREFKKSSVETGFNVTSNPIRVFTLSHPFTSTSADEQVGPYPGLPVPLGLCWPHADGDFFKNRNEIQFSSCSTIENNDGETLPAANWNLKHGSSSVEENLTDESDLSENEKANDTLLSSFKKVDLNLKPETIKSVEEPFTEEPNEVFPYPDFLPPAFRTLDLHNLALSKSDNWKATVEPAESSIEHLITRLLELERLQHMTIQKERPRLPATFCTPAVTERPSSSKATPKARQLKLCDSLSLQIPCVDKSQERSKNNSGSCKLEQNALKWNWSNAGKYKWNTRPPPLKSSSTTKQLTETYKNPKSYILNPCQELSSKPTTGQTTQSLLKMVSTRCLPSRSLMPVSPIPLSFPENQKEEIKAPKRNFGTKKKLYRQNTVLNRPFSIQKLNCLSPSLIAKDKCCSPIEQK; this is encoded by the exons GAAGCCCGAGGCAGAGGGGGCGCCCTCCAAGCCGTCAGCCACGCACGCGGAGGCGCTGGGGCCTCGGGGCGGCGCACCGGGAGAGAACGCCGGGGAGGACACTGGGGCCTTCGGCGAGGTGGG GATTTTAAGGAAACAGAGCAGCAGCTGCAACAAAATGGGGAGAAGAAATGAGACCTGTGGTAACAGCCTACGTGTGTCAAACGTCTCTCAGGAG AACTTATCTCACTGGAATTTGGATTCAGAAGTGCCTGTTCCTGAAAACAAAATCCTCCCAGCTGGAAGGGATAGAGCAGCAGGTG GCAAAATTAACAAG AACTATTTGGAAATTCCAGTGGAGCAGCCGATGCCAGAACCTAATTTGTCGGCACATACTCAAAAAAGTACACAG AATAGTAAACAAGGGATCTTTCAATTATGGAATTGTGCTCTTAATGAAGGAAGTACCATAGAGAAGAG ggaattcAAAAAATCTTCAGTGGAAACTGGCTTTAATGTAACCAGTAATCCTATCAGGGTCTTCACTCTGAGCCACCCATTCACAAGCACTTCAGCTGATGAGCAGGTTGGTCCTTACCCGGGACTGCCGGTGCCACTAGGTCTCTGCTGGCCCCATGCTGATGGAGACTTTTTCAAGAACAGAAATGAGATTCAATTTAGTTCATGTTCAACTATAGAAAACAACGATGGTGAAACGTTACCTGCTGCAAATTGGAATTTGAAACACGGAAGCAGCAGTGTGGAAGAAAATTTAACAGATGAAAGTGACTTATCAGAAAATGAGAAAGCAAATGATACTTTACTTAGCTCTTTTAAAAAGGTGGACCTGAACTTGAAgccagaaacaataaaaagtgtTGAGGAACCTTTCACCGAGGAGCCAAATGAAGTATTTCCATATCCTGATTTTCTCCCTCCTGCTTTCCGTACTCTAGACTTGCACAATTTAGCCCTCTCCAAATCTGACAATTGGAAAGCAACAGTGGAACCTGCAGAAAGCTCTATTGAACACTTGATAACTCGTTTACTGGAACTAGAACGATTACAACATATGACTATTCAGAAAGAGAGGCCAAGACTACCAGCGACTTTCTGTACTCCAGCAGTTACTGAACGACCCTCTTCCTCCAAAGCTACACCAAAAGCGAGACAGCTAAAACTTTGTGACTCTTTGAGTCTTCAGATACCTTGTGTAGATAAAAGtcaagaaagaagtaaaaacaacTCTGGTTCTTGCAAACTTGagcaaaatgctttaaaatggaATTGGAGCAATGCTGGCAAATATAAATGGAATACTAGACCACCGCCTCTAAAAAGTTCTTCCACCACAAAACAATTGACTGAAACTTATAAGAATCccaaaagttatattttaaatccaTGCCAAGAACTTTCATCCAAGCCTACTACTGGCCAAACAACTCAATCACTGCTTAAAATGGTCTCCACAAGATGTCTGCCATCGAGGTCTCTAATGCCAGTTTCACCTATACCTCTGTCTTTTCCCgaaaatcagaaggaagaaattaaggcACCGAAGAGAAACTTTGGGACCAAAAAGAAACTTTACCGACAAAATACAGTGTTGAATAGACCGTTCTCTATTCAGAAGCTAAACTGTTTGTCACCTTCCCTTATTGCTAAGGATAAGTGCTGCTCACCCATTGAACAAAAATAA